Proteins from a genomic interval of Lolium perenne isolate Kyuss_39 chromosome 1, Kyuss_2.0, whole genome shotgun sequence:
- the LOC127300856 gene encoding xylanase inhibitor protein 1-like, whose amino-acid sequence MARPTSLLLVLAAVLSVLVCQAAAAEKTGQITVFWGRHEDEGTLGDACNFSRIYTTVNMAFLNVYGHGKYHLDLSGHPLDGVGDDIKHCQSLGIPVFLSIGGFGGDYGLPTSQSAVDLADHLWYSYLGGSRVGVPRPFGDAQLDGIDFFLEGGGVGERYDVLARELAKHDQQLRLTATPRRAFPDGRVFVERALATGVFERIHVRFYDYPNCTAWIEDAWGQWTAAYPTSKVFLGLTASEKDSCYLERKAVFEIVMPIVQKADNYGGVMLWDRYNDEQNFNQYSSYVKNWV is encoded by the coding sequence ATGGCGAGACCGACCTCCCTCCTCCTAGTTCTGGCCGCCGTTCTCTCCGTCCTCGTCTGCCAGGCCGCTGCAGCGGAGAAGACCGGCCAGATCACCGTCTTCTGGGGCCGGCACGAGGACGAGGGCACTCTGGGAGACGCCTGCAACTTCAGCCGCATCTACACCACGGTCAACatggccttcctcaacgtgtatgGCCACGGCAAGTACCACCTGGACCTCTCTGGCCACCCGCTCGACGGCGTGGGCGATGACATCAAGCACTGCCAGTCCCTGGGCATCCCGGTCTTCCTCTCCATCGGCGGCTTCGGCGGTGACTACGGGCTCCCGACCAGCCAGTCCGCGGTCGACCTCGCCGACCACCTCTGGTACTCGTACCTGGGCGGCAGCCGCGTGGGCGTGCCGCGGCCCTTCGGCGACGCGCAGCTCGACGGCATCGACTTCTTCCTCGAGGGCGGCGGCGTCGGGGAGCGCTACGACGTGCTGGCCAGGGAGCTGGCCAAGCACGACCAACAGCTGCGGCTGACGGCGACTCCGCGGCGCGCGTTCCCGGACGGCCGCGTGTTCGTGGAGCGGGCGCTCGCGACGGGGGTCTTCGAGCGCATCCACGTCAGGTTCTACGACTACCCGAACTGCACGGCATGGATCGAGGACGCGTGGGGCCAGTGGACGGCGGCGTACCCGACCAGCAAGGTCTTCCTCGGCCTGACGGCGTCGGAGAAGGACTCGTGCTACCTCGAGCGCAAGGCGGTGTTCGAGATCGTGATGCCGATCGTGCAGAAGGCGGACAACTACGGCGGCGTCATGCTCTGGGACCGCTACAACGACGAGCAGAACTTCAACCAGTACAGCAGCTACGTCAAGAACTGGGTTTGA